A stretch of DNA from Anopheles ziemanni chromosome 3, idAnoZiCoDA_A2_x.2, whole genome shotgun sequence:
AGCGCGTCCATCTATGGCTGCTTCGACGGTCGTTGTAACACCGGTGGCAAGGAAAACTCTCGGTTTCGAGATCAGCAGCCCACAGGGACAGTCGCCAAGCGTTTCTGGGCGAAACACTCCCGAACTCGGGTCTGACGAAGGCAAACTACAACAGCTGCACAACCAGTCGCTAAAGTCGACCCCGAAAGAACCAGTTCGTAACGCGAAGGAACTGTTCACTAAAGAGCGCGGTACAAGGAAAGAGCATATTCACATGGTTGTGATCGGACACGTCGATGCGGGCAAGAGCACTCTGATGGGTCATCTGCTGTACGACACGGGCAACGTATCGCAGCGTGTCATGCACAAGCATGAACAGGAAAGTAAGAAGCTGGGGAAACAAAGCTTCATGTATGCCTGGGTGCTGGATGAGACGGGTGAGGAACGCGAGCGGGGCATTACGATGGATGTTGGAAGCACCCGGTTCGAGACAGCAACGAAAGAGGTATATTTTTTCACAGTTTCTACAATCACTGTAAGACGTTGGTGATTTAGAGTTTGCGTTTTCTTGTTTCAGATAACACTTCTCGATGCTCCAGGACACAAGGATTTTATACCGAACATGATTTCTGGTGCAAACCAGGCCGACGTTGCGCTGCTCGTCGTTGACGCTACCCGGGGTGAGTTTGAGACCGGATTTGAACAAGGTGGTCAAACCCGAGAACATGCCCTGCTCGTGCGATCGCTCGGTGTGAGCCAGCTGGGTGTGGTGGTCAACAAGTTGGACACGGTCGGGTGGTCCAAAGATCGGTTTGATGAGATCGTGAATAAGTTAAAGGTGTTCCTTAAGCAAGCCGGCTTTCGCGACTCGGATGTCACGTACGTTCCTTGCTCTGGTCTAACGGGTGAAAACCTGGTAAAGGATCCGACAGACCTTGGCTTGATTCAGTGGTACAACGGTCCTACGCTACTGAAAGTTATCGGTAAGTTATAGAACTGATTTTAATGGTTAAATATGAAAAGTACAAGCTAACAATAACATGCTGCTCGGTTTCAGATACTTTCAAAACACCTGAACGTGCAATTGACAAACCCTTCCGTATGTCGGTGGCGGACATTTTCAAAGGGACTGGTTCGGGCTTTTGCATATGCGGTCGCATCGAGTCGGGCGTCGTGTGCATCAACGACAAACTGCTCGTCTGTCCCAGCAAGGAGCAGGCTGTCGCAAAGAGCATCTTCATCGATGAGCTTCCTCAGCAGACTGCTTTCGCCGGCGATCAGATATCGCTCACGTTGACCAACATCGACATCAGCAACATCGCCGTTGGATACATTCTGTCCAGCATCTACCACCCGGTACCGCTGGCCACCCGCATTTTGGCCCGTATCGTAGTTTTCAACATCAAAGTTCCGATCACGATGGGTTACCCGGTGCTGTTGCACCACCAGTCGCTCATCGAACCGGCCACCATTCGCAAGCTCAAGGCCCAGCTACACAAAGGCACCGGAGAGGTGGTAAAAAAACACCCGCGCTGCTTAGGCAACAATTCGTGCGCACTAGTTGAACTTGAATTTCAACGCCCCATCGGTATGGAGCGGTATGCGGACTTTAAAGATTTAGGACGAATTATGTTGCGTGTGGGAGGCGTGACGATTGCCGCGGGTCTTGTTACCGAAATTATTAAGTAAAGCGATGACGATCCAGCCCGAATTATTTTCTCTTGTTTCAggattgtttttcacttttttttatatttgctgAACTCCATGTGATGgaataaattatgaaacaatGGCAAATGCAGGTGGATACCCTTGACCTTGAtccgaaatgaaaaaaagttgcTAAAAAGCCTTCAATTCCCTCGCACATTATGATTTATTGATTGTAATTCTAAGACATAAGGAACATCCGGTAGTAATTTGTCGCTTATAGAAAAAGGCTTACTTTGGAACAAAATTATACACGACGATTTCATAAGATCCGCTTCCTCCAAAAACGTTTTCCAGGATGGCTTTAACTTTCGTCCACTCAAGACCGTCGATACCGCATCCGATGCGAGGCATAGCTAGCTTACCGACACCGTTCGCGGCCATGTGGTCCTTCATCGCCTGCAGGGACTTTGTCAGATCGTCGTAGGTCGGCTTCAAATTGTAAGTTTTTTTCGTGATCAGATAGTACACGTACCGCTGGCCATCCTCCAGTACCGCAACACCACCGACTCCAACATGTTGTGCTTGCAGTTCGTTGACTTTTCCGTAGAGCTGCTTAAATTTGACGGCAATGCCGGCTCCCATCTTTAGATCTGCCGCGACGCAGTGTGCCAACGAGTGATCCTTCGGAGCACTGAAGAGGTCACCTTCGATTTCACGAACGCAGTTTGCCATGTTTGTTGATGCGCCAAAAGTTGTAGTTTTAAAGAACGTCCTTATCCCGTATCGACACGACGGTGACCATGTGAAGCGAGCTACTGCTGGACAGGCAATACGAGCAGTAGATGTGATAAACATCATGGAAGTGTGCTTCCACCGCCTGGAAGCTTTAGGAGCAGCTGTTTGTGAAGTGAAGGCAAATTTATACAACGTCAATCGCAGTAACCAGAGCTAATTAAAGGTGGGCGTGCGATGTaggattgtttcaatcaatttctttAGATTTTGTGAATAAATTATGTGGAAATGGCAAAAAATTCATTAATGATTACCTTTATTTCCATCaatagaaaaaccaaaaatattttcatgatTGCATCCGTccatttaaacatgttttggtCGAATTGTCAAGGTGCCGGTcgttgaatgtaaacaaataatttggtGCATCATTTTTCGGCTCAAGAAGCAACGCAGGTTCTTGTTTGATCACGAAACCGCTCTTGATCCGGCAAACGAATAAATGGCTTCCGTTAACTTGATATCCATTGAATCGTTTAGCTCCGAAGATCCGGTAATAAAGGTGTAGGTTTTGTTGAATCAGCCATTTCTTATGCTAGCATCGTTTCACCAACAGCACTATCCAGCATCAAATCTTCTCAAAGCGGgcaacaaaaaatggaaatgtcGCGAGGCAGGAGAAAAGAACGCCTTTGTAGTGATTCGTCTAGAGGAACCGGTTCGCATCAGTGGCATCGACATCGGAAACGAGCATTCGGCGTTCATCGAGGTACTGGTGGCTCGCAGCGGTCCAAGCAATCCCGACTTCACCGAAATACTTCTTAGCACCCGGTTCATGGGCCCGGTGGAAAGTCGAAACTCTACCTCCCCGAATGGGGTGCAGATTTTCAACAAATCCACGTTGGTTCCATCGGCGGCCGATGATCGGTGGGACCTGGTGAAAATTATCTGCACACAGCCTTTCAATGCACGCGTCAAATATGGGCTCACATTCGTGACCATTCGCACTGCCAGCggcgaaagaaaagagaaaagccTCGTCCCCGAGAGGtttcaaaagcaaatcaaGGAAGAAGCGGAAAAGCGACACGATTCGAATGTGATCAGCTTCGGACGATTCAAACTGCGTGAGGATTCACCGGACTCGGATGGTGGGGAAGCAGCTGGCGGATCGCTGAATGTGTTTGCTCGATGGAAGGAAAAGCTAAAACCGAACACACTCAGTGTGACCACTTCCGTCAGTGCGTTGATGCGCGATTCGGTGACACCGGAAGCAGTGAAGAAAAACGTTCCCACACCAGGGAGTGTACGAAGCGTGAATACTCCGCGTCCGAAACCCCAGCGTTTCGATAGCAGCGATGAAGATGCGAATTTACACAAAGGCAAAGATAAACCGAAAGCGAATCGTAACAGTGTCGCCGTACTGTACgacgaagaagacgaaaaGCCGGACAACAAGTTTAATGACAGTATGGCACGCTATCAAACTGCGGAACAGAAACAAGAAAAGCAGAGAGCTGGGCCCAAGGAGGCTGTTGTTTCGAAAAAATCTTCCAAACTACACGATGTATCCTCGTCCAAGTTTAGAGAATTCCTCGACCTAACCGGGCAATCGATGGATCGCGATCCCAAACGAAcggaggagaaaaataaaccaaaggtGGTTGAAAAACCGCCCAAGGCTTCTCATTCTTCTCCGCCTGCAAAACGAATGGAGGAAATTAGTAAACCGAAGCAGGTTGAAAACCCGCACCGACCATCCTATTCTTCTCCGCCGtatgataaaaacaaaactcccgtGAAGGTATCTACGAATGTGCGTACACCAGCTTTGCCGATTGAAAGAGAGTTGGTACCGAAGAAAAGGTTGTCTTCACCAAGCCCAACTAGTAAAGGTTCTGAGTCTTGTTCACCATCGAGTAAAAAACCGAAGTCTTCTTCACCTCCGGTAAAATCAGACGAAGAGGTACTAAAACGTGTGCAGTACAAACCGTTTGGAAGACTGCTTGAAAATGTGGTGCTGGTTATAAGCGGAATACAGGTGAGTTTTAACGGTGTCAAATAATTTATCGTTAGTTCGTTggtaaatttgtttcaattcctCATACATAACGCCAATGTTTGtgcatttatattttattgctCATCATCAGATGATGTGTCAGTTGCGATAAGGAATGGAGGATTGGGAGATGAATTGTTTGGAAAGTTATCATTTTCCTGGTTATTTGTTGCCCTATCTGCATCACTTCCAATGCTAGCATCTGAGTAGTCTACCATCATAGACTGCTGTGAACTACCTTCAGAGTCAATAGTCCACAGCGTTATTAAACTCGAAAATTTTACGGTTTTGGCGCTCTTGCCAGCTTTGCTGCTCTGAGACGATTCGGTTGGATACATTTCTGAAGGTTCGACGTGTTCGAAAGGTCGCAAAAGTTCGTTCAATCTGTAACACCCACCGTTCAGGTGAGCTATCTGCGTCTCCACGAGTTGTTCCATAACTTGCTCGGACAAGGGAGTCAGTTCAATATCGGTTAGTTTTTCAGTGCCTTTCAAAAGCACGTATGCCTGCAGTTCTCCCAATGTGCATGCTGTTTTGCGGGAGaagataaattatatttttagatAAACATTTCTGGGACGGGTAAGACATATCCTGTGTACCTCTGTTTAAACGGAATGTATAATAAGAGAGTCCTTTGAGGAAGTATCGGTAAAACTTCTTCGGTATTATTTGAATCTCAGGATCACTCATTTTCGAATAATATACTTTCTACCGTGCCTACTGGATTCAATCTAAAACTGCTTAAATAACCAACGCTCACTTTGTCTGATAGAATGCAGGTTACAAATTTGGAGAATAATTTCATGAATTTAAATATGCCTGCAGAATCCCGAAAGAGGAACCATCCGTAACCAAGCACTGGCGATGGGAGCGAAATACAAACCGGACTGGGATTCTTCGTGTACCCATTTAATGTAAAACGAACAGTGAACTATTTCCCTTCAGACCACAATTTTCAATGATTTCATTCTTACAGATGTGCTTACAAAAATACACCAAAGTACAACCAGGTTCGAGGGAaggggaaaataataaaaaaagaatggatCGAATGCTGCTACAACAACCGGAAGCGTTACTCCTGGCGTAAGTTCGCAATCGATACCGATGAAGCCAATGTATCCGATTCGGAAGATGAGATTGTAGATATTACTAAAAAGCCACCCGAACCAGTGTCCTCTACGGACGCGAGAGTGGAGGATCAGGAcgatgatgttgttgaagtAGAAGAACCGGTAATGCTTCACGAACTGGTTGAGTCCGATTCAGACGATGGGGCTGCTCGTGGCACCCGCGTGTACGATGTGAGCACAGAAGACGAAGGGGATGCCAATGATGAAAATTCgaataatgaatttttcaaaGATAAAACGTTTTATCTGGACTCGGAACTTGCAGCCGTTGATGTTATCAAATTGGAGAAATACATTCACTCCCATAATGGGTATGTTGTTATGGCGTGGCAATGCGAAGGATTGGATTTGCTTATTCGTATTTTATATCTTTTTAGGACTCTTTCAAAGGTCCTGCAGGATGTGGATTATGTTATTACTCGCCAAAAGCACAAGTTACCCCCCAGCAGTAAGGCGAAGTTAGTGAAACCGCTATGGATATATGAGTGTGGCGAAATGGAATGTCTCATTCCCATAGATCGATATCTGGTGTAGGTAACACCGATTTGTTAATAAACGCATGTTGATTTATTGTGACCAATCGAATCTAGAAATCAGCGatcgaaataataataaagtgattttttattcaaatgtagCACTTGCGCAATACTGTCCCGCACTTAAACGATCATTTCCAGCTCCCGTGCGTACATTATGGCCTGCTCGGCCAACTCTTGCGATGGTATCGGTTCCTTCGGTTTGGCCAACTCATTGACAAAATGATAGAAACCGTCCGGGCTAAGCTTCCAGCCTTTCTTTTCGCCAAACTGCTTCACCTCTTCCTTTGTCTTCAGGTTTAACCGTTTCGCTGCCTCCTGCAGTGAGATTCGTTCGTATGAgctttccaaacacactccgATCTCGTTGCGGACCGTCTGCAGTAAGATGTCGATGAAGAAGTTATAGCTTTCTGCCGGTACGTTGCCCTTCGCTTGGAAAATCTTGTTGTAACGTCCTTCCATCACGTATTGCTCCAACGCCAGTGGATGTCGGATAAAGGGATTCGTTTGGATTATGTCAGCGGGCAAAAGCTCTAGTTCGGTATGAAACTCGGCAACACGGTTTTGTGACAAAAGAAAGAGCAAATTTAAACCCAGCAGCTGATACTTGTTCTTCGATTCGCCAATAAGGGTACTGCAATGCAAGTAAAGAAAATACCATGCAGCTTAGTATCGGATCCTAGGAATAAACTAAGTTCACTTGCATGCTTACTTGTAATCATAGTAAAACCACTTCAACTGCAAGATGTAACGCTCGAATGCCGGAATATTTTTGGTAGCGATGCTGTACTCCACTCCGATTTCCAAAATGTCCCTAGCTATGAGCAACTCCTGCTGGTTCGTGCTAGCATTCCCGGTAGGAATGTACGACATTTCCACGAGGGCAACCTTTAAAAAAGATTAGGGTTTTCCATTAAACATTGTGTTGCACAGTTTACCATACGGCTTTACCTTCAGCTTGTCCAAAATTGTACCACAGAGCTTAAGATTGATCGGAGTCTTGGTCCACTCCGTTTTAAGCTGTTTGTATTGCGCGACCGTGCTTTCCATGTTAATTGTTTGCCTAACACGATTGTTTAGTAGAAGAAGGGCTCTAGACCGTCGATTGTTGCCTTTTGTTCACGGTTGAAATAAGTTTCAATAATCGACGATGAAATGCTAAATCTTAAATGTCATTTTCGTTAGTGTTGGCATAATTGGGATCCAGAAGATTCGAAGACTCAATCCCTAGACGgtttctaaagattcgaatcccatttgatggattctaaagatttgattcggtCAGATCAACCTGTATTCCCAGTTATCttgatcagatttgattttgaATTGGATTTGGATGCTACGTTAACaaatgatatgaaaaatcggcaagtTAGAAGAGCACGCATGATATGACAGATTGGGATTCGGACTCGGAAATCCGGATCTCCGAATGGATTTGATTTTTCAACAATAATTCTCACTTCGTGTCGACTGGAGTTCCGACGGAACTCGTGTACCTGTGGGTTAATGGATCGGTTGAATTGTTCATAAAAATAAGCCCACCACTAGGACTATTCTTGTCAAAAGTTCATTACAGCGGCTCGCGTAAACTTGCATTTTTACAAAAGGTTCGTTATTGCATTTAGAAAATTTTGATTGTATGTTATTTCACCTAAAATACCTGTTGGTAAAGTTAAAATCGCTTTAAAACTTTTACTGATCTGTGTTGTTTATACATAATTAGTCCATCATTTGAAATTTCAAGTGGTTTACCTGTGCGTATTGTGCTTATTCATCTTAGAAACGGAATTTCcttattcaaaaataagttttatttaatttgaacattgacttcaattttttgtaataacttctaaacattttcaaatattttgaagCGCCTTTACAGCGGCCCGTGACGCCAGAATGGAGGTTGGCGTCGTGGCCGCCATTTTGGAGGTGCGTCTATAACTGCGGTTCAAAGATACGCAACGTTGAGAATGTCTTGCAAAAGCCATCAAAAAGTGACAACCTCCGATATTTGAGCGTTGGTTTTCGTGAAGTGTATCTTTGCGCTGGTTTTTCTTGGGTTGATAACGCTTGGAAATTATTGCGAGTGCTTCTAAACGAAAGAACTATTGGCGAAAAATACCAATCATATGAAGTAATTGCTTCCATCGCTTTCGTTTTTACTACATCCCAATTTGGGAAGATTGATATTGCAGAGTGCTGCGGAGTTGGTGTGAAGCTTGCATCGCAGTGTGTAACTTAATATTGAAGCAGGTTTGGAAAGACTTATTTGCGACGCAAAACAGATGGTTCATGTGCATTAGTTTTTTGCAATCGATTGCaaattatttttgctttgGTGGCGTAATAATATTGCTGCCCTAAATATTCGCGCGGGAAGAACTGCGTTTCTGGACCTTTGGAACAGTGAATACACTACACCTCTACATACAACAACATCAGC
This window harbors:
- the LOC131289258 gene encoding DNA repair protein XRCC1; translated protein: MASVNLISIESFSSEDPHYPASNLLKAGNKKWKCREAGEKNAFVVIRLEEPVRISGIDIGNEHSAFIEVLVARSGPSNPDFTEILLSTRFMGPVESRNSTSPNGVQIFNKSTLVPSAADDRWDLVKIICTQPFNARVKYGLTFVTIRTASGERKEKSLVPERFQKQIKEEAEKRHDSNVISFGRFKLREDSPDSDGGEAAGGSLNVFARWKEKLKPNTLSVTTSVSALMRDSVTPEAVKKNVPTPGSVRSVNTPRPKPQRFDSSDEDANLHKGKDKPKANRNSVAVLYDEEDEKPDNKFNDSMARYQTAEQKQEKQRAGPKEAVVSKKSSKLHDVSSSKFREFLDLTGQSMDRDPKRTEEKNKPKVVEKPPKASHSSPPAKRMEEISKPKQVENPHRPSYSSPPYDKNKTPVKVSTNVRTPALPIERELVPKKRLSSPSPTSKGSESCSPSSKKPKSSSPPVKSDEEVLKRVQYKPFGRLLENVVLVISGIQNPERGTIRNQALAMGAKYKPDWDSSCTHLICAYKNTPKYNQVRGKGKIIKKEWIECCYNNRKRYSWRKFAIDTDEANVSDSEDEIVDITKKPPEPVSSTDARVEDQDDDVVEVEEPVMLHELVESDSDDGAARGTRVYDVSTEDEGDANDENSNNEFFKDKTFYLDSELAAVDVIKLEKYIHSHNGTLSKVLQDVDYVITRQKHKLPPSSKAKLVKPLWIYECGEMECLIPIDRYLV
- the LOC131283980 gene encoding protein HBS1, producing MSRHRNVRNAVYDDYDDDDYRYGHSVEDDCISPTDAQQWMYDRARGQQSMSEFLANNRDIEEEDDEEIAVATAGTAHKRRDSECYQMPELNDEDRARLLSCMDEIRDIIGDSSTDRQMVEAIMKHDYDCSKALDEILNSNKTPPTAGRSGTKLTSEKIEKGIGERLLERSEKKMQTASQNVPTVIATPAPETNLPARPSMAASTVVVTPVARKTLGFEISSPQGQSPSVSGRNTPELGSDEGKLQQLHNQSLKSTPKEPVRNAKELFTKERGTRKEHIHMVVIGHVDAGKSTLMGHLLYDTGNVSQRVMHKHEQESKKLGKQSFMYAWVLDETGEERERGITMDVGSTRFETATKEITLLDAPGHKDFIPNMISGANQADVALLVVDATRGEFETGFEQGGQTREHALLVRSLGVSQLGVVVNKLDTVGWSKDRFDEIVNKLKVFLKQAGFRDSDVTYVPCSGLTGENLVKDPTDLGLIQWYNGPTLLKVIDTFKTPERAIDKPFRMSVADIFKGTGSGFCICGRIESGVVCINDKLLVCPSKEQAVAKSIFIDELPQQTAFAGDQISLTLTNIDISNIAVGYILSSIYHPVPLATRILARIVVFNIKVPITMGYPVLLHHQSLIEPATIRKLKAQLHKGTGEVVKKHPRCLGNNSCALVELEFQRPIGMERYADFKDLGRIMLRVGGVTIAAGLVTEIIK
- the LOC131287625 gene encoding ADP-ribose glycohydrolase OARD1-like, which encodes MANCVREIEGDLFSAPKDHSLAHCVAADLKMGAGIAVKFKQLYGKVNELQAQHVGVGGVAVLEDGQRYVYYLITKKTYNLKPTYDDLTKSLQAMKDHMAANGVGKLAMPRIGCGIDGLEWTKVKAILENVFGGSGSYEIVVYNFVPK
- the LOC131289259 gene encoding 26S proteasome non-ATPase regulatory subunit 8, producing MESTVAQYKQLKTEWTKTPINLKLCGTILDKLKVALVEMSYIPTGNASTNQQELLIARDILEIGVEYSIATKNIPAFERYILQLKWFYYDYNTLIGESKNKYQLLGLNLLFLLSQNRVAEFHTELELLPADIIQTNPFIRHPLALEQYVMEGRYNKIFQAKGNVPAESYNFFIDILLQTVRNEIGVCLESSYERISLQEAAKRLNLKTKEEVKQFGEKKGWKLSPDGFYHFVNELAKPKEPIPSQELAEQAIMYARELEMIV